From the Psilocybe cubensis strain MGC-MH-2018 chromosome 6, whole genome shotgun sequence genome, the window TACTGGCGTTGATCTCATCTCAACCACGTAGTTATATGACTTGATGCTGCACTTAATAATTAATAGACGGACTACTGTCAACAAGTATCTGTTACTGCAGTAACTACTACTGAAAAAGTGAACTTAAGTCGAAGCGCTCTTCAAAGACGGTCGAATAGGTTGCAACGCAGGCATCTTGTCGAAATTGGCAGTGGCTGTAAACTCTGGAATATAGTGCATACCAGCTCCCTGTTGGAAACTCAACAATCAATAACAGAGTTGTGGAGTCCCAAAAGCATAAAATACTAACGATGATGTAGGCTGGGAAGCCAGGATCAAAGGGAACGACGCTTTCGAGATGCTTGATTTGCTCATCGGAAAGCGATATATCTAGAGCTTCAATATTCTGAATGAGATGCTCAACTTTGCGTCCCCCAATGATGGGGAATACATAGGGAGTTTTTTGCATCAGGTAGGCAATAGCCACTGTACAATAAAAAATAAGTTATCGCCATCGGAAATAAATGACTGTTTCCGAATAGCCACATTCAAGAAAACCTGAATAGAGAAATATTGCTTACCAGCCGTGACTGATTGGGTTCCGACCTCTGCTGCTACTTTCTCGAGCGCAGCACAAACAAGCTTCTCCTTCTCGTTACGCCTCCTACGCTTCTCTGCCCATTCACCGATAATGCGTTCGGAGGAGCCATTTTGACTAATGTAAAGCGTAAGGTTAGTAGAGGAATTGAAGGAGCGATATTCGCGTTGATTAAACCAAAAAAGGGGACATTATACGTACTAGACATTTGCAGTGTCTATGAAATTTCCTCCATGATCGAAGAACGCGTCTAGAAGCTTGAAGCTGGATTCTTTATCCATGGAGCCCATTCCTAGCTCTACCCATTGGTCTCCTATGCTCATCCCTCCAAGCTGTATGGGGGAGACGTGCACACCAGCTGTCGGGGAGAGTAAACGATAGCGTGCAAGCGCGGACTCAGGTGGGGGGCAGGGTTCAAAGGGGGAAGGCATTTTTGGAAGAAGTAGGAGAGGTGTAACAACACTGGAGGAATTAATGCAAGTGTGTGCAGCTCTTTATAGGCTGCTTGGTAGAGGTGTTTTCAGTTAACCGTATTGAGCACTTTCGGGCATTGGGGAGTCTACGATTTGATGATTTTTGGCATGGCAAGCGCTGACCAGTCCACAAGCATCCAAAGAAATCATATCATGAGGTAATAGATATTAAATAaggtaggctgtagatgcTTGTTGGCTATGGTCTCAGCGTTTGAGATGTTATTGGCAAAATTGAAAAGAAAATTCAATGACAAAGTAAAGATGTCTACTGGGTATAAACAAAACTGATCGGTCTGAGTATGCATGCAGTATAAGACGCCAAAATTCCTCACAACCTTGAAAATACCTCAAGATAACTTCCAACAGTCGCATCGTACCAATCCCACTTGGCGTTGACTGAGGTACTTTTCAGTGGATCGTGTCCATATTGATGGTAATCTCGATAACCTAACTTGTCCTAACCTTCAAGCATGCACTCTTGGTGCCGACTTGTTGTCCAAGCACTGACGCGTCCAGTGCCGAGAAATTATATACTACTCAGAAAACTCGGTTGCGGGTACAGAAAAGACAATCAAGTCAGCCACCCACCAACTTTTGGGCCGTCAACAACCCAAATTGGGCTTGATTTCCGAAAGAAGAAGGCTGGCCGAGTGTGGACGTTAGTGAGATTCTGCACGGCCATCATCATGAGGCTGCAAAATTCGGAAGCACACCTTTATTTTCAGGCACCCTCCATTTACACAAGTATATTTTTGCGTTACCAGAGGCGTCAACAGTTAAAACGTTAAAGGATCGACCGTATTTTATGAAGCTCAGCTCCGCTTTAAACCTTATTTTTTGCATTACCAGCTTTATGAAGGGATTTGCCTGTGGGCGCGATCCCACTTCTACGAGTCACCTTTGTGCCCTAACTACTATAATGGCCTCAGATATTTTTCTACAGTTGAAAACCCTTGTTTTAGCAAAAGAATCCCGTCACTGCGTTTGCGTTATCACTGTCTGGTCACTGGTGCCAAACTATGTTGAAACTCCGATTCAAACCGGCAACTACTGCAGCCGAGACCCCCAAGTGGACGACTTCCGAAATCCCCATTGACCCCTGTACTTGCCTCTCCACGACAATCTGAAGCCAGTCATTATATCTCGAGTGCTTCCAGGGAATTCACTCGGAACATACAAATAGGTCGTAAACTAATCAACTCAGCTGTTTCTAATGGTGTAAAAGCCAGTCGCACGATGATTTGAGGCTTGAAAAACACCTTCAACACAGAAGAATCGAGCACTCGGGTACCACTTTCCATGATTTCCTTCATCTCAAGAGAAGAATCATTGATCATTACAGAGTATATTGCTAGGCAATATAAGGAAAACATCCCCGTAGGACTTCCAAGCTCGCCATGACCTTGCGTCATTTCACACGTTATCCCGAGGGTTGATCTGTTTTTGAAATGACATAGCTTCGACCTTTCTTCTCGCACTGCCCACGGCCATaatacctccacctccggTCCTCCATCCTTTCCCCATCAATTCCCCCTCCGTCTCCGCTACGATGGTGTTGACATCGAGCGTCCCACTTGTCGCGTTCTCGATGTTGCTTGCGCTGATGGATTTGGTAGAAGCTGCTTCCTATGATATGGTGAAAGAATACTCTGGGAAGACATTTTTCGATGAATGGACTTTTTATAATCATTGTGAGTATTTGACTTTGAGTGATGTGAACGTCCCCTAATCATCTTTCTGCAGTCGATAACCTGACAAATGGGAATGTACAGTGAGTGAAGCTACGAGACCATCAATTCAACTTTGGTTTCTCAAACTATTTGAATCCAAGGTACCTGTCGGCGTCTGACGCGTTCAAATCAAAGCTGGCTTTTGTCGATCCTACAACAAATCACGCTATCATGAAGGTCGATAACACCTCCAACGTCGAGTTTAACAGCAACAGAAACAGTGTGCGGCTGCAGACGGATGTCAAGTACAGTGTAGGAAGCGTGTGGATAGTGGACATGCTACACGTTCCTTTCGGTGTGCGTGTTTTCCTCCGCGCAGACGATGCTTATAAATAACTTCCATTCCTGTTAGTGCGCCGTTTGGCCTGCATGGTGCGTTTTCTGCGATAAGCTAATAGTACGACTTTTCAACGCAATCCTGCATTGAGTTTAGGTGGTCAGTTGCCGACACGCGCGAAGGAGGGTACGTTCATTCAATGACGTCATAGCAACGCGACTTATCTTGACGGTTTCATCTCACAGAGAAATAGACACATTCGAAGGTGTGAACCTAGCTAGTCACAGTATAATGGGTCTGCACACTCTTCCTGGATGCACGCAAGTCGGCCAAAATCAATCCTCGACCATCGTAAACTCGACGGACTGCTCCTTCCTCGCCAACGATAATCAGGGGTGCATTTCAACTGTCAAAAGTACTCAATCGTACGGATCAGAGTTCGCCAAAGCAGGAGGGGGAGTGTTCGGGACCGAATTTGCGGAATCTGGAATTTCGTAAGTATGAAGTCTCCATTGTCTGTAGTGGGTTATATCTCATCGCAGTCgatttgtttgttttcaCTTCAGGATATGGTTCTTCCCTCGCGCTGAAGTCCCCGACGTTCTTTCTTCGAATTCGAGTTCCATCGATACGTCATCTTTTGGACAGCCAGTCGGGAACTGGCCATCGACACAATGCAACTCGAGCGAATTTTTTCAGCCGCAGCATCTTATTTTCGTGATTACGCTGTGTGGAGGTAGGTTCCTTTCATCCTCAAAACCCCGAATGTGTAATTGACCATAATTTTGCGCCGTATATCAATAGATCTCGCAGGCAGGCCTGAGATATTCTCGCAGACATGTCCAGGGGTGTGCTACAACGACCATGTCCTTGGGGACGGCTCCAATTTTGCGGATGCTTATTTCGAGGTGGCGTCTGTCCGCGTGTTCAGCAAGGAAGGGACGAGTACCGTCGTTGGGGTACCCAAAACGTCTAGCACTCGTAGGATTGTCTCGATATCAAGATGGGGAGGGTTAGTTGTTGCCGCCATTGGATTAACTTTGATCAGCACCTTTTCTTCGGTATTCCTATAGAGTTTAAATCTTATTCACTCAGCTATAGGACACGCTGAGAACACGGACCAAGCAGTAGTAGTACTAATCAATAAATAACAGGAAATAGATGGGGAGAATTAACTCGATCCAATCATTACATGTCACAAAGTTAACCTAAGTCGAAGCGTTTTTTGGAGGCGGTCTGATGGGCTGCAAAGCAGGCATCTTGTCGAAATTGGCAGTGGCGGTAAACCCGCGAATGTAGTGCGTGCCAACACCCTATTATGCATATACCGATAAATCACAATTACACTCGGGAATGCAGAGAATAAAGCAGACGCACGATAATGTTCGATGGGAAGCCGGGGTCGAAGGGGACAATGCTCTCGAGGTACTTGATTTGCTCGTCCGAGAGCGATATGTCCAGCGCTTCGAGGTTCTGGATCAGATGCTCGACTTTCCGTCCCCCAATGATAGGAAACACATAGGGTGTTTTCTGCATCAGGTACGCGATTGCCACTGCGAAATATACAAATGAGAAACTTGAAGGGTTGGTAGACATCAAGTAGCGGGAAACTATAGCTTACCGGCAGTGATAGATTTGGTCCCTACTTCGCCTACGACTTTCTCCAGAGCGGCGCAGACGAGTTTTTCCTTCTCGGTGCGTTTCCAGTCGCCAAATACACCGCGCCCATTCTCTCCACTGGCCTCTCGCTTCTGCTCTTCCTCGTCCGTGCGGAATTTACCAGCAGCGAGGACGTTCCAAGGCGCCAGTGCCATTCCTGCATTATCAATATGA encodes:
- a CDS encoding Aryl-alcohol dehydrogenase [NADP(+)], producing MPSPFEPCPPPESALARYRLLSPTAGVHVSPIQLGGMSIGDQWVELGMGSMDKESSFKLLDAFFDHGGNFIDTANVYQNGSSERIIGEWAEKRRRRNEKEKLVCAALEKVAAEVGTQSVTAVAIAYLMQKTPYVFPIIGGRKVEHLIQNIEALDISLSDEQIKHLESVVPFDPGFPAYIIGAGMHYIPEFTATANFDKMPALQPIRPSLKSAST
- a CDS encoding putative glycosidase C21B10.07; this encodes MVLTSSVPLVAFSMLLALMDLVEAASYDMVKEYSGKTFFDEWTFYNHFDNLTNGNVQYLSASDAFKSKLAFVDPTTNHAIMKVDNTSNVEFNSNRNSVRLQTDVKYSVGSVWIVDMLHVPFGCAVWPAWWSVADTREGGEIDTFEGVNLASHSIMGLHTLPGCTQVGQNQSSTIVNSTDCSFLANDNQGCISTVKSTQSYGSEFAKAGGGVFGTEFAESGISIWFFPRAEVPDVLSSNSSSIDTSSFGQPVGNWPSTQCNSSEFFQPQHLIFVITLCGDLAGRPEIFSQTCPGVCYNDHVLGDGSNFADAYFEVASVRVFSKEGTSTVVGVPKTSSTRRIVSISRWGGLVVAAIGLTLISTFSSVFL